A region of Panicum virgatum strain AP13 chromosome 8N, P.virgatum_v5, whole genome shotgun sequence DNA encodes the following proteins:
- the LOC120684858 gene encoding dirigent protein 22-like, with amino-acid sequence MANIKCCIVLLQLLALISVALAGAAITSTHLQLYMHETVAASPWSPATVVPVARGTTPMPGDPNTRFGDMYVIDNPLTEGPSATSPAVGRAQGFYLFVAQHELAAMHYLSLVFTAGRYNGSYIVIQGRDTIPAKVRELPVVGGVGRFRGATGYGLLRTHSFDSTTKNAVLKIDMYLNNMK; translated from the coding sequence ATGGCCAACATCAAGTGCTGTATCGTCCTGCTCCAACTACTGGCACTCATCTCCGTGGCACTCGCCGGTGCCGCCATCACCTCCACGCACCTCCAGCTCTACATGCACGAGACGGTGGCGGCGTCGCCTTGGAGCCCGGCGACGGTGGTGCCCGTGGCGAGGGGCACGACGCCGATGCCGGGCGACCCCAACACCCGCTTTGGCGACATGTACGTGATCGACAACCCGCTGACGGAAGGCCCTAGCGCGACGTCGCCGGCCGTGGGACGCGCGCAGGGGTTCTACCTCTTCGTGGCCCAGCACGAGTTGGCGGCGATGCACTACCTCAGCTTGGTGTTCACGGCGGGGAGGTACAACGGCAGCTACATCGTAATCCAGGGCAGGGACACCATCCCTGCCAAGGTCAGGGAGCTGCCGGTCGTCGGTGGGGTCGGCCGGTTCCGTGGCGCCACTGGGTATGGCTTGCTCAGGACGCACTCCTTCGACTCCACCACCAAAAACGCCGTGCTCAAGATCGACATGTACctgaacaacatgaagtag
- the LOC120684859 gene encoding dirigent protein 21-like has translation MHETVAASPWSPATVVPVARGTTSTPLPGDPNTRFGDMYVIDDPLTEGPSATSPAVGRAQGFYLFLSQHELAAMHYLSLVFTAGRYNGSYIVIQGRDTIPAKVRELPVVGGVGRFRGATGYGLLRMHSFDSTTKNAVLKIDMYLNNMK, from the coding sequence ATGCACGAGACGGTGGCGGCGTCGCCTTGGAGCCCGGCGACGGTGGTGCCCGTGGCGAGGGGCACGACGTCGacgccgctgccgggcgaccccAACACCCGCTTTGGCGACATGTACGTGATCGACGACCCGCTGACGGAAGGCCCTAGCGCGACGTCGCCGGCCGTGGGACGCGCGCAGGGGTTCTACCTCTTCCTGTCCCAGCACGAGTTGGCGGCGATGCACTACCTCAGCTTGGTGTTCACGGCGGGGAGGTACAACGGCAGCTACATCGTCATCCAGGGCAGGGACACCATCCCTGCCAAGGTCAGGGAGCTGCCGGTTGTCGGTGGGGTCGGCCGGTTCCGTGGCGCCACTGGGTATGGCTTGCTCAGGATGCACTCCTTCGATTCCACCACCAAAAACGCCGTGCTCAAGATCGACATGTACctgaacaacatgaagtag